The Sphingomonas alpina genome has a segment encoding these proteins:
- the ubiB gene encoding 2-polyprenylphenol 6-hydroxylase produces the protein MTAPAVHLWRLLKWGRILARHGALRGIERDPNTPIPVRRLARIARFGARVPKVPAYADALQAIGPAAIKLGQTLATRPDIVGDVAAHDLLRLQDALPPVPYETIHAAMTRAFGRDPAELFQSIDPVPVGAASIAQVHRAVTTDGRQVAVKVLRPGVEEEFARAIDTYQWAAAQIEAMGGELSRLRPRLVIETFKRWTLRELDLRREAASASELAEAMTAEPDFFIPAIDWQRTTTKVLTIAWIDGIKLSNRDALIAAGYDRKKLADTLVHAFLRQAIAEGFFHADMHQGNLFALPDGKIAAIDFGIMGRIDRRARVWLAEILYGLITGNYKRVAEIHFEAGYVPAHHNVAEFATALRAVGEPMRGLAVKDMSIGMMLDGLFNITRDFDMQTQPHLLLLQKTMVMVEGVATSLDPDINLWESAAPFVREWIRTELGPEAAVADRLITDLRTLARLPDLIRNIELRYPAPGGAPPTPPLREIEVVRIGGGWRYAAVAILSAVVSAAAVWAIIG, from the coding sequence GTGACCGCCCCCGCAGTCCATCTCTGGCGCCTCCTCAAATGGGGCCGCATCCTCGCACGCCACGGCGCGCTGCGGGGTATCGAGCGCGATCCCAACACGCCGATACCGGTGCGCCGCCTGGCGCGCATCGCCCGGTTCGGCGCCCGCGTGCCCAAGGTGCCGGCCTATGCCGATGCGCTGCAGGCGATCGGTCCTGCCGCGATCAAGCTTGGCCAGACGCTGGCGACTCGGCCCGATATCGTCGGCGATGTCGCGGCGCACGACCTGCTTCGCCTGCAGGATGCGCTGCCGCCGGTTCCGTACGAGACGATCCACGCCGCGATGACGCGAGCGTTCGGCCGCGACCCGGCGGAGCTTTTCCAGTCGATCGATCCGGTCCCGGTCGGCGCCGCGTCGATCGCCCAGGTCCATCGTGCCGTCACCACCGATGGCCGCCAGGTCGCGGTCAAGGTGCTGCGGCCGGGCGTCGAGGAGGAATTCGCGCGGGCGATCGACACCTATCAATGGGCCGCGGCGCAAATCGAGGCGATGGGCGGCGAATTGTCGCGATTGCGCCCGCGTCTGGTGATCGAGACCTTCAAGCGCTGGACCTTGCGTGAACTCGACCTGCGGCGCGAGGCGGCGTCTGCCTCCGAATTGGCCGAGGCGATGACCGCCGAGCCGGATTTCTTCATTCCCGCGATCGACTGGCAGCGCACTACGACCAAGGTGCTTACCATTGCCTGGATCGACGGCATCAAGCTGTCCAACCGCGATGCGCTGATCGCGGCGGGCTATGATCGCAAAAAGCTCGCCGATACGCTGGTGCATGCCTTTCTGCGCCAGGCGATCGCGGAGGGTTTTTTCCATGCCGACATGCATCAGGGGAATTTGTTCGCGCTGCCCGACGGCAAGATTGCAGCGATCGATTTCGGCATCATGGGCCGGATCGATCGGCGCGCACGGGTATGGCTGGCGGAGATTCTCTACGGCCTGATCACCGGCAATTACAAACGCGTGGCGGAAATCCATTTCGAGGCGGGCTATGTGCCCGCCCATCACAATGTCGCGGAGTTCGCCACGGCCTTGCGCGCGGTGGGCGAGCCGATGCGCGGGCTGGCGGTCAAGGACATGTCGATCGGCATGATGCTCGACGGGCTGTTCAATATCACGCGCGATTTCGACATGCAGACTCAGCCGCATCTTTTGCTGCTGCAAAAGACCATGGTGATGGTCGAAGGCGTGGCGACCAGCCTCGACCCCGATATCAACCTGTGGGAATCGGCGGCGCCGTTCGTGCGCGAATGGATCCGGACCGAGCTCGGCCCTGAAGCCGCGGTCGCCGACCGCCTCATCACCGACTTGCGTACGCTCGCGCGGCTGCCCGACCTCATCCGCAATATCGAATTGCGCTATCCGGCGCCGGGTGGCGCGCCGCCGACGCCGCCGCTGCGCGAGATCGAAGTGGTGAGGATCGGTGGCGGCTGGCGCTATGCCGCGGTCGCCATTCTCAGCGCGGTCGTGAGCGCGGCGGCGGTATGGGCGATCATCGGCTAG
- the dut gene encoding dUTP diphosphatase: MTTPITIALKRLPHGANLPLPAYATHGAAGMDVVSAEDKILAPGERAAVATGFAIAIPEGYEVQVRPRSGLALKHGVTCLNTPGTIDSDYRGEVKIILANLGTEPFVIARGERIAQLVPAPVQRAVLDEVDNLDDTVRGTGGFGSTGR; encoded by the coding sequence ATGACGACTCCGATCACCATCGCCCTGAAGCGCCTCCCGCACGGCGCAAACCTTCCCCTTCCCGCCTATGCGACACATGGCGCAGCTGGCATGGACGTGGTGTCGGCCGAGGACAAAATACTGGCGCCCGGCGAGCGGGCGGCCGTCGCGACCGGCTTCGCCATCGCCATTCCAGAGGGTTATGAAGTACAGGTCCGGCCTCGCTCGGGCCTAGCGCTCAAGCATGGCGTCACCTGCCTCAATACGCCCGGCACGATCGACAGCGACTATCGCGGCGAAGTGAAGATCATCCTGGCCAATCTCGGCACGGAACCGTTCGTCATTGCGCGCGGCGAGCGGATCGCCCAACTCGTTCCGGCCCCGGTCCAGCGCGCTGTGCTGGACGAAGTCGATAACCTCGACGATACTGTTCGCGGTACCGGAGGGTTTGGGTCGACAGGACGATGA
- the rpsT gene encoding 30S ribosomal protein S20: MANTPQAKKRIRRNDRRAEVNGNRVGRIRTFIKKVESAIAAGDKGAATTALAAAQPELARGVAKGVFHKNTASRKFARLTKAVTALG, translated from the coding sequence ATGGCGAACACGCCACAGGCGAAAAAGCGTATCCGTCGCAACGATCGTCGCGCGGAAGTAAACGGCAACCGGGTTGGCCGCATCCGTACCTTCATCAAGAAGGTCGAATCGGCGATTGCGGCGGGCGACAAGGGTGCGGCGACCACTGCACTCGCAGCGGCACAGCCGGAACTGGCGCGTGGCGTTGCCAAGGGCGTGTTCCACAAGAACACCGCCTCGCGGAAGTTCGCGCGCTTGACCAAGGCAGTCACCGCACTCGGCTAA
- the mutM gene encoding bifunctional DNA-formamidopyrimidine glycosylase/DNA-(apurinic or apyrimidinic site) lyase, whose product MPELPEVETTVQGLRPVLEGQRLSNVETRRGDLRHAFPVDLRQRMTGAVVTGLGRRAKYGLIDTDRGDTMIFHLGMSGRWRVDPGELLAHDHLLIDTDAGRRLALNDARRFGFVDLVRTDALDLYPAFAAMGPEPLGPGLTADHLLTALTGRKASIKLMLLDQRIVAGLGNIYVCEALFLARISPKRAAGRISLPRLERLVEAIREVLLAAIEAGGSSLRDYVRPDGELGYFSKQFAVYGREGEPCACGGTVQRYSEGGRSTFWCPKCQR is encoded by the coding sequence ATGCCAGAACTTCCCGAAGTCGAAACCACGGTACAAGGTCTGCGTCCCGTCCTCGAGGGCCAGCGCCTGTCGAACGTCGAGACCCGACGCGGTGACCTGCGCCATGCTTTTCCTGTCGATCTGCGCCAGCGAATGACGGGCGCGGTCGTGACGGGCCTTGGCCGTCGTGCGAAATATGGCCTGATCGACACGGATCGCGGCGATACGATGATCTTCCATCTCGGTATGTCGGGACGGTGGCGAGTCGATCCGGGCGAGTTGCTGGCACACGACCATCTGCTGATCGACACCGATGCGGGGCGCCGACTCGCGCTCAACGACGCACGGCGATTCGGCTTTGTCGATCTGGTGCGAACCGACGCGCTCGATCTTTATCCGGCGTTCGCGGCGATGGGGCCGGAGCCGCTCGGGCCCGGCCTCACCGCCGATCACTTGCTGACCGCACTCACCGGGCGCAAGGCGTCGATCAAGCTGATGCTGCTCGACCAGCGCATCGTGGCAGGGCTGGGCAATATTTACGTCTGCGAGGCGCTGTTCCTGGCCAGGATCTCACCCAAACGCGCTGCGGGCCGTATTTCGCTGCCGCGACTCGAGCGGCTGGTCGAGGCGATTCGCGAAGTCCTGCTTGCCGCGATCGAGGCCGGGGGCTCGAGTTTGCGCGATTATGTCAGGCCCGATGGCGAGCTTGGCTATTTCTCCAAGCAATTCGCGGTCTATGGCCGTGAAGGGGAGCCATGCGCCTGTGGCGGTACCGTCCAGCGCTACAGCGAGGGCGGGCGTTCGACCTTCTGGTGTCCGAAATGCCAGCGCTGA
- the wecB gene encoding non-hydrolyzing UDP-N-acetylglucosamine 2-epimerase, with protein sequence MTTPAPRKVLLVFGTRPEAIKLFPVVAALQALPGLEVRTCVTAQHRGLLDQVLSIAGITPDIDLDIMEPGQSLDRLTARLLTSLGEVMDAEKPDRVIVQGDTATAMVGALTAYYRKVPVSHVEAGLRSGNIYQPWPEEVNRRIVAPIADQHFAPTETSAEALRRENIDPAGIHVTGNTVIDALYATQAKLAADPSLASGLDEITARFAGKRIVLVTTHRRENFGDGMANIARAIDRIADRADTAILFPVHPNPNVVSVMDALLGTRANVARIDPLDYPHFVRALSLCEIALTDSGGVQEEAPALGKPVLVMRETTERPEGVAAGTAKLIGTDADRIVSELSTLLDDESAYSAMARAHNPFGDGHASERIAGVIAQSLGLDS encoded by the coding sequence ATGACCACGCCCGCTCCTCGCAAAGTCCTGCTCGTTTTCGGCACTCGGCCGGAGGCGATCAAGCTGTTCCCCGTTGTTGCCGCACTCCAGGCCCTCCCCGGATTGGAAGTTCGTACCTGTGTCACCGCGCAGCATCGCGGGCTGCTCGACCAGGTGCTGTCGATCGCCGGTATCACGCCCGATATCGATCTCGACATCATGGAGCCGGGCCAGTCGCTCGATCGCCTCACCGCCCGCCTGCTGACGAGCCTCGGCGAGGTGATGGACGCCGAAAAGCCCGACCGCGTGATCGTGCAGGGCGATACCGCGACCGCCATGGTTGGCGCACTCACCGCCTATTATCGCAAGGTCCCGGTCAGCCATGTCGAGGCAGGCCTGCGCTCGGGCAATATCTACCAGCCCTGGCCGGAGGAAGTGAATCGACGCATCGTCGCGCCGATCGCCGACCAGCATTTTGCCCCCACCGAAACTTCGGCCGAGGCGCTGCGTCGTGAGAATATCGATCCCGCCGGCATCCATGTCACCGGCAACACGGTGATCGACGCACTCTACGCGACGCAGGCCAAGCTCGCCGCGGACCCATCGCTGGCGTCTGGACTGGACGAGATAACAGCGCGTTTTGCCGGTAAGCGCATCGTCCTCGTCACCACGCATCGGCGCGAGAATTTCGGCGACGGCATGGCCAATATCGCCCGTGCCATCGACCGCATTGCGGACCGTGCCGACACCGCGATTCTCTTCCCTGTCCACCCGAATCCCAATGTCGTGTCAGTGATGGACGCGTTGCTCGGCACGCGCGCCAATGTCGCGCGGATCGACCCGTTGGATTATCCACACTTCGTCCGCGCGCTCAGCCTGTGCGAGATCGCGCTGACCGATTCGGGCGGGGTGCAGGAAGAGGCGCCGGCGCTGGGGAAACCGGTGCTGGTGATGCGCGAGACGACCGAGCGGCCAGAAGGCGTTGCCGCCGGTACGGCAAAGCTGATCGGGACGGATGCGGATCGTATCGTGTCGGAACTGTCCACTCTGCTCGACGATGAGAGCGCCTATTCGGCCATGGCCCGCGCTCACAACCCGTTCGGCGATGGCCATGCCAGCGAGCGGATCGCCGGGGTCATCGCCCAAAGCCTGGGCCTCGACAGCTAG
- a CDS encoding class I SAM-dependent methyltransferase: protein MTDTVSFGYEDIAASEKTARVGGVFTSVASKYDLMNDAMSGGMHRLWKDRFVRRVKPREDEQILDMAGGTGDIAFRLAASGAAVTVADINPAMLEVGMERAAKRGIDGLVWTEANAEVLTFPDRFFDAYTIAFGIRNVTDIPKALREAHRVLRRGGRFYCLEFSTTLWPGFGEIYDAYSHKIVPKVGKLLAQDEDSYRYLIESIRRFPDMEKFKGMIAEAGFVQTKVEPMLGGLVAIHSGWKI, encoded by the coding sequence ATGACCGACACCGTCTCCTTCGGCTATGAAGATATTGCCGCTTCCGAAAAGACCGCCCGCGTTGGCGGTGTGTTCACCAGCGTCGCTTCCAAATACGACCTGATGAACGATGCGATGTCAGGCGGCATGCACCGCTTGTGGAAGGACCGTTTCGTGCGCCGGGTAAAACCGCGCGAGGACGAACAGATTCTCGACATGGCAGGCGGCACCGGCGACATCGCCTTTCGCCTCGCAGCCAGCGGCGCGGCTGTAACGGTCGCCGATATCAATCCGGCGATGCTTGAGGTCGGCATGGAACGCGCGGCCAAGCGCGGCATTGACGGGCTGGTCTGGACCGAGGCCAATGCCGAGGTACTGACCTTTCCCGACCGCTTCTTCGATGCCTATACGATCGCCTTCGGGATCCGCAACGTGACCGATATTCCCAAGGCATTGCGCGAGGCACATCGGGTGCTGCGCCGTGGCGGTCGTTTCTACTGCCTCGAATTCTCGACCACTCTGTGGCCCGGCTTCGGCGAAATCTATGACGCCTATTCACATAAAATCGTACCCAAGGTCGGCAAGCTCCTGGCCCAGGATGAGGATAGCTATCGCTATCTTATCGAATCGATCCGCCGTTTTCCCGACATGGAAAAGTTCAAGGGCATGATTGCCGAGGCCGGCTTCGTGCAGACCAAGGTCGAGCCGATGCTGGGCGGGCTGGTCGCGATCCATAGCGGCTGGAAGATCTAG
- a CDS encoding HesA/MoeB/ThiF family protein: MTLSDAELDRYARHIVLKEVGGAGQLRLRQASVAVIGAGGIGSPAIQYLAAAGIGRLIVIDDDAVDLSNLQRQTLFGTDDIGQPKVAATAIAVSRLNPNVSVETHSVRIDRTNAAELIAGADVVLDGCDNFATRLAVANAALAARIPLVSAAVGQFEGQLGVFRGWEADKPCYRCFVGSDPDRDEVSCAEQGVLGAMTGVMGSLAALEVVRAIVDFGDDSAGRILLADALAFRFRTITLPKDPGCTSCG; the protein is encoded by the coding sequence ATGACCCTTTCCGACGCGGAACTCGATCGTTACGCCCGCCATATCGTTTTGAAGGAAGTCGGCGGCGCTGGCCAGCTCAGGCTGCGCCAGGCCAGTGTCGCGGTGATCGGCGCGGGAGGCATTGGATCGCCGGCGATCCAGTATCTTGCCGCTGCGGGGATTGGCCGGCTCATCGTGATCGACGACGACGCGGTCGATTTGTCCAACCTGCAGCGCCAGACCCTGTTCGGTACCGACGATATCGGCCAGCCCAAGGTTGCTGCCACGGCGATCGCGGTGTCACGGCTCAATCCCAATGTGAGCGTCGAGACGCACAGCGTGCGGATCGATCGAACCAATGCCGCCGAATTGATTGCGGGCGCCGACGTCGTGCTTGACGGTTGCGACAATTTCGCGACCCGGCTTGCAGTGGCCAATGCCGCGCTTGCAGCGCGAATCCCGCTTGTTTCGGCGGCGGTCGGTCAATTCGAGGGGCAACTCGGCGTGTTTCGCGGCTGGGAGGCGGACAAGCCCTGTTACCGCTGTTTTGTCGGCAGCGATCCCGATCGCGACGAGGTGAGCTGCGCCGAACAGGGTGTGCTCGGTGCCATGACCGGCGTGATGGGCAGTCTTGCAGCGCTTGAAGTGGTCCGCGCGATTGTCGACTTCGGTGATGACAGCGCTGGGCGGATCCTGCTTGCCGATGCGCTTGCCTTCCGCTTCCGTACGATCACCCTGCCCAAGGATCCAGGCTGCACCAGCTGCGGTTAG